From the genome of Amycolatopsis granulosa:
CAGGGTGCTCGCGCCCCCGGCGAGCGCGTGGAGCAGGCTCAGCCCACGGTCAAGACTCTGGCTCACGCTCGCTCCGTTGACCGGTCACCCGGGGAATGCTACACCTGACGCAGTCACTTTGTGCAACGTGCGTTGCACAATACGCAACGGAGCTCGCATGGCCGACTGTACCCTCGACGCGGCGGCGCTGGCGGCGCTCGCCGGCGAACGGCTCGACTGGCGGTTCAAGTCAATCCCCGCCACGCTCTGGGGCCACACGCTGGCCGACGCTGCCGCCCTGCGGCCCGGGCTGTTCACCGACGGGTTCGTCGGCCCCGTCGTCGTGCTCGAAGCCGACGCGCTGGAGCACAACCTGCGCACGATGGCGCAGTGGTGCGCGCGGGCCGGGGTCAAACTCGCACCACACGGCAAGACCACGATGGCGCCACAGCTGTTCGCCCGGCAGGCCGAGCACGGCGCGTGGGGCATCACCGCCGCCAACGCCGGCCAGCTGCGCGTCTACCGCGCCTTCGGCGTGTCCCGGATCCTGCTGGCCAACGAGCTGGTCGACCCGGCGGCGCTGCGCTGGCTCGGCGCGGAGCTGGACGCGCATCCGGAGTTCGAGTTCAGCTGCTGGGTCGACTCGGTCCGCTCGGTCGAGCTGATGACCGAGGCGCTGCGCGGTACCCGCCGCCCGGTGGACGTGCTGGTGGAACTGGGTGCCGACGGCGGCCGGACCGGCGCGCGCGACCTGGGCACCGCGCTGACCATCGCCGCGGCCGCGCACGCCAGCCCCGCGCTGCGCCTGACCGGTACCGGCGGGTACGAGGGCGCGCTGGCCCACGACCCGGGCCCGGCCTCGCGCCGGGTCGTCGACACCTACCTGCGGCGGCTGCGGGAACTCACCATCGCCCTCGGCCGGCGCGGACTGTTCGCGGACCTGGACCAGGTGATCGTCACCGCCGGCGGTAGCGCCTATTTCGACCAGGTCGCCAGCGCTCTCACCGGCGACTGGGCCGGCCTGCCCGTGGTGCCGGTGCTGCGCAGCGGCGCGTACCTGACGCACGACGACGGCTTCTACCGCGGCATCTCCCCGCTGGGCGAGCACCCGCGGATCGCCGGGACACCGCGGTTCCGCTCCGCGCTGCGCGCCTGGGCCCAGGTCACCTCCCGTCCCGCCGGCGACCTGGCGCTGCTGACCCTGGGCAAGCGCGACGCCTCCTTCGACGAGGGCCTGCCCGTACCGCAGTGGCACCGGCGCCCCGGACAGGAACCCGCGGAGCTGACCGGGCACACCGTGACCGCGCTCAACGACCAGCACGCGTTCGTCGCGCTGCCCCCGGGCTCGCCGGTGCGGGTCGGCGACTGGATCGGGCTGGGCCTGTCGCACCCGTGCACGGTGTTCGACAAGTGGCCGCTGCTGCCCGTGGTCGACGGCGACACCGTCGTGGACTTCGTCCGCACCTACTTCTAGAAGTCCACGGTGGACCTCGTGCCGCGGGATGCGCACGGTGGCGGGCTCGCAGTCGCGCCCGCATCGACAAGGCACGCTCATGCGGATGTGCCGCTGCTCGCGGCACCGGGTTCGCCGTCGCCGGGCGAGGGAGTCCGAAGTGGACCGGTGCGTGAGCTGGTCGGACGTGCGAGGTGGCCGGCACGCCTGGTGGCTGCCACAGCTCGCACCGCCGCAGCTGCCTTGCGGGTGCGCCGGACGCGTTCGGGAAGAGGGTGGAGGTGTGCGGCACGGGCCGTTTGCGTGCCGATCCGGCTGGTTCCTCCCGATGGGCGCGGTATGCGGCATTACCGGCGAGGCGCTGCCGCGTTCCTCGACGCCGCACCCTAGGGTCTTCGGTCAGTTTCCGGGCAGATGCGACAGCGATTCTCACGCCATGCTTGTGCTCTTGCACACACGGTGAAAACGCCGCACCAGGGCCGAATTCAACCGTCCACTAGGGACCGGTTAGAGCCGCTCCCGGTGGAAAACCTTCTATCTCAAGGGCCTTCAGTCGATGTTGCCCCGGCCGTAGCATTGGCCGGATCGCTGAGGGAGCAGCGGGGCGGGGAGGTCTCATGGTCACCACCGGCAGACGAGCCGGGCACGTCGGTGAGGTACCGCGCGCGTCCGGCGACCGGCGCCGCCGGCGGATGCTACCGCAGGCGCTCGCCGTTGCCGCACCCGTGGTCCGCCCGCACCTGCCGGCTCTGGCCGCAACCTCCGTGCTGGAATTGTTCGGGGCCGGCGTGTCCCTGCTCCGCCCGTGGCCACTGGCCCTGGCCGTCGACCACGCGATCGGCGGCAGGCCGGCCTCGGGTTTGCTGGTACGGCTCAACGGGTTTTCGCCGGCCTCAATCCTCCTGCTCGCGGGAGCGGCGACCGTGCTGCTCAGCGTCGTCGCGGGCGTGCTGAACCTCGCCTCCACGGTGTCCGCGGAGCGCGCCGCCGAAGGCGTCGGCGCCAGGCTGCGGGAATCGGTGTTCGAGCACACGATGGAACTGTCCCTGCGGTGGCACGACCGGATGCCCAGCGGCGAGTTGCTGTCCCGCCTGACCAGCGACGTGGCCCGGATGCTGGCCGCCGTGGTCGCGGTGGCGACGATCCTCATCCCGGACACGTTCGTCCTGGTGGTGGTACTCGTCGTACTCGCCCTGTTCGACCCCGGGCTGGCACTGGTCGGTCTCGCGGTCCTGCCGCTGCTGGTCGTCCTCGCGGTGTGGCAACGGCGCCGGGTGCGGCGCGCGCAGAACGACGCCCGTGACGCCTGGGGAAACCTGAGTGCGGTCACCAACGACCTGCTG
Proteins encoded in this window:
- a CDS encoding amino acid deaminase codes for the protein MADCTLDAAALAALAGERLDWRFKSIPATLWGHTLADAAALRPGLFTDGFVGPVVVLEADALEHNLRTMAQWCARAGVKLAPHGKTTMAPQLFARQAEHGAWGITAANAGQLRVYRAFGVSRILLANELVDPAALRWLGAELDAHPEFEFSCWVDSVRSVELMTEALRGTRRPVDVLVELGADGGRTGARDLGTALTIAAAAHASPALRLTGTGGYEGALAHDPGPASRRVVDTYLRRLRELTIALGRRGLFADLDQVIVTAGGSAYFDQVASALTGDWAGLPVVPVLRSGAYLTHDDGFYRGISPLGEHPRIAGTPRFRSALRAWAQVTSRPAGDLALLTLGKRDASFDEGLPVPQWHRRPGQEPAELTGHTVTALNDQHAFVALPPGSPVRVGDWIGLGLSHPCTVFDKWPLLPVVDGDTVVDFVRTYF